The region CTCTCGGCTAAGCGTTGACGACATCACCTTCAAAGGTGCTGGCGACTATGATGTCCATGCATTGGTCATGAGACCGTCCAACTTCGACCCCAAGAAGAAGTACCCCCTCTGCTTCTTGATCCACGGCGGCCCGCAAGGCGCCTGGGCTGACTCTTGGTCGACCCGCTGGAACCCAGCTGTTTTTGCCGAGCAAGGCTACGTCGTTGTCAGTCCCAACCCCACAGGCTCAACGGGATACGGCATGGCGCTACAAAACGGAATCAAGGGAGACTGGGGCGGTAAGCCATACAACGACCTAGTCAACGCCTTCGAGTACATCCAAGACAATCTGGACTACGTGGACACCGACAGAGCGGTGGCACTGGGTGCCAGCTACGGCGGCTACATGATCAACTGGATCCAAGGCCACCCCCTCGGCCGCAAGTTCAAGGCGCTCGTCTGCCACGATGGAGTGTTCTCCACCTCAAACCAGTGGTCAACTGAGGAGCTGTTTTTCCCCATCCACGACTTTGAGGGGACCATCTACGAGAACAAGGAGGGGTACCAAAAGTGGGATCCAGCGAACCATTTGAACGAGTGGGCCACGCCTGAGTTGATCATCCACAGCGAGCTGGACTACCGTCTTCCTGTTACGGAGGGGCTGGCGGCGTTCAATGTCTTGCAGGCGAAGAAGGTGCCGAGtaggttgttggtgtttcCTGATGAGAATCACGTAAGTTTTACTCTTTCACACATTCTGATAAAGGGGGGCTAACATGGAATTAGTGGGTGCTTAAACCTGAGAACTCGCTTGTTTGGCACAAGACTGTGCTGGGTTGGATTAACAAGTATTCTGGGATTGAAGACGACGCTGGGGCGCAGGTCCAGGCTCACCAAGCCAATGTGACTAAGCGGAAGACTGAGCGGTCGGACAAGGAAACCTTTGCGAACTTGGTGAGCAAGTTGGCGTTGTGAGGGTGAAAGGTTGTAAACACCGGTATGACTGGCATGTTTTGCAATATGAGGGAAATTAATGAAGTGTTATATAGATGTTGATATCAGCAAGCCATTATATATAACTGTTATTAGGTACGATCTCCTGATGTGTTCTTTGTAAATGCTTGTCCTCCTAAGGCTTACCTAGCCATCAGTTGTGTCAATCTTAGACTGCTACTCACATctaaaccaccacccacttGACTTAAGCACATATGGCTTAACAAATCCTATCCTTCAAATCAACCACTCCAAACCCCAAACATGCCCACCGTGAACGTCACAAACCCCACCAGACCCTAAGCTTATGCAAAGaccacaccaacaccaagaatAAGAAACCGCCCTCCCCTACTCTTCctttcctcttttcttccctcgCCCTCCGGGGCCCTTGGTTAGTTTGCAATCTTGCAAACATTTACAGAAAGGCCTGCACCTGCTCCAAGTTCCCAGTccgaggatgatggatggcACGCTACTCAGAGACACTGCTACAATTTTTGGTCACCTGATTTGCAATTGCAAATATTGCAAAGAAAGATGGGCACGCACTCCAACCTGGGGATGGCATGCCACATACTCAAAGAGACTGTTACCATTCCCCCCCCGCTGTGATCATGGTTTTGCTGtgacatggaggaggagaaactCATCAGTATGGGACTTGACAGTGTCTTGAGCCAGGTCTCAGTCTATCAAGTGGTATAAAACCGTCACCAGTCGTCTACCTCCCAAGTTGAAATGCATCTATGAAAGCCAACACTGTGAACAATTGATGGGTGAGTATCGCCCAGGTAAACAACTGAGCAAACAAGCGACAACCACCAAAGCACGAACCAGTAGAAACAACACAAATGACCGAACTAGCATCATATTCAACCGAATATACTAGATATACCTAAGCTAGACTATTTGAAAATCATCCTCCattccccccctcttctcttctctcgtTGCGCGCAGCAAATGGTATCCTACACTACTGCATTCCATAACAGTTGACATAATTACTCATTGCGCTCCTTCGCCCCAAACCATGAACCGCCCGCTTTGCATCAACAAAAGGAATAATCCTGGCTTATCGAAACTTTGCCAACCACCTGCCGCCATGAGTGCAAATGCTGAAAATGAGATAATCAACACAAGCGGTGCCCCCCTAATCCTAATCACCAACAGGggcttccttcttcttgtccacctcaaccccccaatgACGGTTCCTTTTCTGAATGACGTAAACAGAAAAACAAAACGGGTTCCAATAACAcatctcccaccaccaccaccaccaccaccaccaccaacaacaacaacaacaacaacaacaacaacaacaacaacaacaacaacaacaacaacaacaactacatTTTTTTGCCCAGCCAGAACAATGGTATCTTCCAGTTGTCTCCCTTTCCCCGATACGCCAAAACGCCCACTCGGTTCGTATTTGACGACCGTGTGAAAACATTTGTTAAGAAGagaatataaaaaagaaaagaaaacaaagggAAATGAGATAGCCGTCCAtgcgccgccgccttcctaGATAATTCCGCCAAGAGGCAAATGATGTACAGTGAATAGCCGAGACCAAAAGCAAACCCAAAACACCAGGTTGAATGCTGTTTATGCCGTCAATGCCGCGCTGGACTCTAAGCCGAAACAGACACGGCAGCAGTCGTAGCCACAGCATGCCCGGGCTCGTTATCTTGATGTTGCTCACGAGCCATCTCACCACCTGCTTCCCTCTCGGCCCAGTCACCCCAGAGACCACGCTTGCCGCGCACCCGGATTGGGCCGCCAAGGGATCCCTCGGGTTGCTCgaccttgatggcatccTTGGTGGCAAGGACAAGGCACTCAAAGAACATCTTGGTGGCATCGGCCTTGCTTGTCCTTCCTTCTGGCAGGAGTTCCTGGAAGACAACGGCATTCTTCTTGCGGACTTCAGCATTGGTTTCTGCCTCAGCACCGAAGAGGTCGCGCAGGATATGGACAGCGTGCTTGGTGCCAATCGATACGGGCCCGCTGTCAGCGGGGTGAACGATGGGAACGCTAGTCTCATCAAAGTTGGGCATCGGGCTAGAGGCCTCGTGGCgcctctccccctcttcgTCGTGCTGCAGCACAGCAGTTTCATCAGCGGGAATATCGAGAACTGTGCCATCGGCTGCGATGGACTGGTTGCCAATAACGGTCCCGTCCATGTTGAAAACACTCTCGTCGGCGGGAAGTTCAAGACGGGGAGACTTGGACCTGTTTTGCTCTTCGTCCGTCTCCATGTCGGCAACGCCGCTATCGCGCTTCCGCTTGAGCTCATTTGGCCGAATCGAGCCAAGGGACAAGAGACCCTTCAGCTCGGGAGCCCACCCATCACTGCGGCCCTCAAACAAAATATTCTGAATAAAGCCACCATTTTTGTGAAGGTCCTCAAGACCAGTGATGTACGGGTCGTGAGTGAGGAAGGACTGTGGCTTCAAGATGTTGTCGCGCTTCGCCTGCTGTTCCCTGATCTGTTGAGTAGACAGAACAGTTTGCTCATCAGGTTGGAGTagctttctcttcttctggcGCTGAGGGGCGTTGGCAATGGTGGCGGTTGGCTCGTCACTAGGCTCGTACAGATCGGTAGTCATGTGGCGGCTGTactccatctcaacctccttggCAAACTCCTCATCAATGTCGGACAGCGGGGACTCCGAGATGCGGGCGCGGCTCATATCGGGGCCAGCAGCTGCGGGCATCGCAGACGCATCACCAATATTGAGCGTGACATCGTCTGGCATGGCGATAtcgccctcatcatccatgaTGTGAACGCCATCGCCAAAGTCAAGTCCTTCCAGGGAGACGGCACGCTCGTTTCTATCCTTCCCCAGGTCGAAGTCCATCTCGCTGAGCATGTCGTCCTCAACAGACCGGACGGGAGGCGCATCTCTGCCCATTTCCACGCTCCGGTCCAGCCTTGATCCTTCAACAATATCCTCACCAAAATCCAGTTTCAGACCGAGATCGTCATCGAAATTACCGAGTCCCatttcctcgtcctcatcctgaTATGTATTTTGAAGGAACTGGCTATTGTTGAAATCCTCTTGCAGATATGTATCTCGGTTCAGCGCACGAGCCTTGCGGGCCATAGAGGGCGTCGCAGTGATCGCTTCCAGTTGTGACAGAAGGAAATCcgagcttggtggtgggagcaaATCGAGGTTGTCGTACATTGTGATTTTATCAGGCAACATTAGAGCTTCCTTGTTCTGAATGTGCAAGTTTGTGGGAATATCATGATTGCCAGTCGAACGGAAAGCCTGTGCATGTTAGAAATCATATTGTCTCGCGCAGCTGGGACCAAAGAGCTGAACGCTTACCATTTTGATCTTGACAAGAGCTTCATTGCAGTCGTCGAGCAGGTAGCGGGCCTTGCGGCTGTAGATGCGAACGACACCTAGCAGGAGCTGGCCGGAGAGACGGAGAGCTAAGGGGGCATCGTTGGGAGCGATAATGGCGTCGACACTGTCCTGGAGATTGTGCTGCAAAATCTGGACTTTCGACACCTTGCGCTCCTGGTTGGCAGATAGCCATGCCTTGGCCAAGGGGCCGGTGGCGCTGAGAAGCGTGCCCGACCAGAACATGGCGGCGACGGGAGTGCCGGGAGCAAGTGAGGTGATTTACCGAGTGCAAATGAATAATATACAGCTATGACTGGTTGTCGATCTCGAACGTCGACGGCGGAGGGGTGCGCGGGGCAGACCGGTGTGGTTGCTGGAGATCACGAtggtgggttgttgggttgtcggggtggcggaggagggtaaACAAGAAAGCGCGTGTTGCGTTGTTTGGTGAACGGGCGCGTGGTCGAAGCGCCGTCTTCGGCACCAAAGCCGACAGTTGCGCAAAATACCAAAAaatggcgatgatgttgagatAATTGTACCAGACAATGCAATGCGCGTCGGCCAGAGAAGTCGCGATCGGGTCTGGGTGCGATGCGCTGGATGGAACAAAGGCGAATTGGTGAagaaagagggaggggacgtGGTTCGAGGGCCGGGTGAGTGTGGGAATTGCTTGCCGTTTGAAAATCGAGTTGCTGCGAAATTTGAGAGGCTGGGGACAGCTGCACCAGCCACAATCAATTAACCAGCCAACAGCGCGCCGAGCTGAGTCACGTGGCTTGGTGTCGCCTGTTGGGCATCAGCCTTGGCGGATTACATCACCGGGCGATAGCCATCTTCGTCGCAAGTTGATGTGGCTTTCCTAACTTGCGTGTCATGGATTTCGCAATTGCGGTCGAATATCCGTATCCCTCTCGCTGTCGCCCAAGCAATCGACTCTCGACTCTCACATGATACATGATCAACTACTCGCCGGTTCTTTCAAGGAAACTGGGACCAGACCTTCTTCAACACAAGAAGAGCATAATTATCAATTATCCCGGAATATCCTTCGTATTACCCGTTTCTAGCGCCAAGACCCTTTGGTGTTTTAGTCGGTCTTCAACTTTTCATCCTCTACGATTGTGAGAAATGATGGCCGAAAGGTTGTCGCATTGAATTTCTGACCAATGGCAGCCTGCGTTTTATCTGCCACCCCTTTCAGCCTCATGACATCCCTGAAAAGTTGCCAAGGCCTTTTGGGAGTGGCCTGTGAGCCCCTGGAAGTCCGGCTGGTCGGTCCAGATGCAGACACGTTCCACAATGGTGGATGGCACCGCGACCTGGTCCAAGTTTCCACTTTGTATCCAACCAGACCACTGCCGTCCAACTCAAAAAGTTTCCCTCCCAGTGGATTCAAACCCCAATCCGCACGGAGTCTACGGATGTGGTGATGCCTCTCCCGTGATGCACTATTCTTGTTCAAACTTTTAGCTCCCCTGCTTTCATCCCGCCATCTGTCTGTCAGCCCAGCTCTATCGACCAACATtcgcccccttcctcacccccatcgCAGCAGCCATTGATGTCTTTCGGTCTGGATCTCAGCTTTCGCTAGGGCCCGTTGCGCCCAGGCCAGGCATTTGGCATATCTACACGTCCTCCTGATCCTGAACACACCGCCAGAATCGAAATGGATCGCTTTACTCGAACGAATGGCGGCGATGCGCTGCCGATCTACCACAACTCCCCTGTGCCTGCGCAGCTCACCATACCTCAGGCCGGTGACCGCCCCCCATCTACCTCACCACGGACGACGTCTGCACAATCAAGAGTAGGAAGGGGAAATTTTCTTTTCATAATGTTGCGGCGCGATGGGCTAACTGTGTTTTACTAGAGCATTGCCAACGAATATTCTTACCAAAGCCCCGCCGAAGTCGCATCTCGATTAAATACGTCGTTAACTCAAGGCCTGACGGCTGCGGAGGCCCTTTCAAGGCTACGCGACTATGGCCCAAACGAAATACCTCACGCCGAGCCTGAGCCATTATGGTTGCGGTTTCTCGGGCAGTTCAAAGAGCCCCTAATTgtcttgctgctgtgctCGGCTGGGCTGTCATTGCTGGTAGGAAACATGGACGACGCTGTCAGCATCACAGTGGCGGTGACCATTGTGATTAGTGTGGGGTTCTTGCAAGAATATCGTTCCGAAAAGTCTATCGAGGCACTCAACCACTTGGTTCCGAACCATGCGCATCTTGTGCGGAAACAAACATCGGGTACGACCCCTGGGGCCCGCACCCCAAACGAACCGACGGCCGGCGCTTCAGGATTAGCGAcgcccgaggaggaggttctcGAGGCTACTTCATCAAAAGTCATGGCCGCCCAGCTTGTACCTGGTGACCTCGTTCTCTTCACCACTGGCGATCGTATCCCTGCCGACATTCGAGTCACCAAAGCTGCGGACTTGACCATCGACGCCTCAAACCTCACAGGAGAGAATGCACCTGTCAGGATCACAGCAGATGCTCGCCCCCGCCAAGGCTTCGCATCACCTGCTCCAGGCGATGCCAGCCTTCAGCTGCCTCGTCCAACTTTTGCGGCAGGCAATGCGGACGACAAGGGTCAAAATATTGCGTACATGGGAACACTGGTAAAATCTGGACATGGACAAGGAATTGTATTTGCGACTGGAGGTGATACCCACTTTGGCACTATTGCCACCAGTGTCTCTGGAACTGAAAGCCCGCGGTcccctctccagctctccATGGACGACCTAGGAGGCCAGCTGACACGCATGTCGTTTGGAATCATTGGTCTGATCTCCATATTTGGATGGTTGCAGGGAAAGAACCTGCTTGAAATATTCACCATCTCCGTCTCACTGGCTGTTGCGGCTATTCCTGAAGGTCTTCCCATCATTGTCACGGTCACCCTGGCTTTGGGTGTTCACCGGATGGCTAAACACAACGCCATTGTCCGTCGGATGCCGAAAGTTGAGACGCTGGGTTCTGTGAATGTGGTCTGCACAGACAAAACGGGAACACTGACAACGAATCATATGACAACGACCAAGATTTGGACATTTGGCAGTGACGATGCCTTCAATGTTGATTCGGATGAAGAATTGACGGGAAAGGAGCCCGACGCTGCCACCCACAGGATCTTGCGCATTGGCAACATTGCCAACAATGCCCGTCCTGCGAGAAATCACAATGAAAATGGACCTGCTGCCAGAGCCGTCTTTTCCTCCACGCAACATAGAGGTCAAGGGTCGTCATCATACACCCGTTGGGTAGGACAGCCCACGGATGTTGCTATGCTTGACCTGTTGGATCGGTTCAGTTTACATGACGTCCGTGACTCCCTTGGACCTCGAGTTGCTGAGACGCCATTCAGCTCTGAGCGCAAGTGGATGGGCGTCGTCATTGCAGACGGAGATAAGGAACATGCATATATGAAGGGCGCGATTGATCGAGTCCTCGACACTTGCGATACATACGTGACAGATGATGGGCGGGAGTTCGTCATGGATGCTGGTCGCAGGGAAGAGGCTATACAGGCAGCCGAGAAGATGGCTAGGCAAGGCCTCCGTGTCCTTGCTTTTGCCAATGGTCCGGTAAATAAGTCTGCTAGGAGCAAAGCTGCCAGGAGCACCACTCCGAATGGCCGGGAAAGTCCAAATGCTGTTGGCGCTGTTGAAGAGCAGTACCGGGGACTTACTTTTGCCGGACTTGTAGGCATGAGTGATCCCCCTCGACCTGGTGTCGGCCGCTCTATCAGAAAACTGATGCGAGGCTGTGTCAAGGTTATCATGATTACTGGCGACGGCGAATCAACCGCTTTGGCGATTGGCAAGCAATTGGGAATGGCGGTCGCCGTTCCCACAGAACACTCTTCGAATCAGATCACCGTCAAGCCAGTATTGCGGGGTGATGAGCTTGACGAGATGTCCGATGAAGATCTTGCTCGAGCTTTGGATCACACCACTATCTTTGCCCGCACCACCCCCGAACACAAAATGAAGATCATTCGCGCTCTCCAGTCTCGTGGTGATATTGTCGCCATGACGGGAGATGGAGTCAACGATGCACCTGCCCTCAAAAAGGCGGATATCGGCATTGCCATGGGCATGCATGGAACTGACGTCGCCAAAGAGGCGGCTGATATGATTCTAACGGACGACGATTTCTCTACTATTCTTCACGCTAtcgaggagggcaaggccatcttcaacaaTATTCAGAACTTCCTCACCTTCCAGCTGAGCACAAGCGCGGCCGGCCTCTCTCTTGTCTTGATCTGCACCGCTTTGGGGTTCAAGTCTCCATTGAACGCGATGCAGATTCTGTGGATCAGTAAGCACCCCCTTCGACGCCTTTTCAGTCACTTCGATCACTAACATAGTACAACAGACATCATAATGGATGGGCCTCCGGCGCAATCCCTCGGCGTCGAAGCTGTAGACAAGGACGTTATGaaccgccctcctcgccgccgaaaCGATGCGGTCCTTACTCGCCCGTTGGTTTCTCGCGTGTTGACCCAAGCGTTTGTCATTATGGTTGGCACGATGCTGGTTTACACTCACGAAATGCAAGACGGCATCGTCACCCGTCGGGACACCACCATGACCTTCACCGCTTTTGTGATGTTTGACATGTTCAACGCTCTTGCCTGCCGTTCCGAATCGAAATCGATCTTGAGAGGAGAAGTTGGGCTGTTCAGCAACACTCTGTTCAACTGGGCCGTGAGCTTGAGTATGTTGGGGCAGCTGCTGGTGATTTACTTCCCTTGGCTGCAGGAGGTGTTCCAGACGGAGGcgctggggtggagggatcTGGCgaagctggtggtgctgtgtaGCACTGTGTTCtgggtggatgaggggaggaagTGGCTGAAgtatgggaaggggaagattgggttgggtgggaggaCAGGGGGTGGGTATAGTCAGGCTGTGTGATGGCATTGAAtattgggatgggatggtttGTTTTAAAggggggatggcggggtcGGTGGTCTTAATAATTATCATTGGTGAAATGAACATATATACATGAGCATTCCGGTGAATTGGCATCCAAAGAAGCATTGTCCCCTTGGGTTTGGGGACGGACGCGGGGGTTATAAGGGGTTGGATGGATACGGCGGGTTGTGGTAATAGacttgggggtggtgattggaGAGGCGGGCTTTTTTGTATAATTATGGATGAATATTACATTGATGTGTATGAAAGTCGCTGTGCCGGTGGCTTTTGCGGCGTGTCCAGATGTATAGAGCTGTGTTGAGCCTCCAACAAGGGCAGTGGACGACCTGTCCCTATCACTTGATGTTGTCTACCAGTTGTTCTCTTCTTGTAATGTTTCCACAGAATCAGGATGCAAGGGCGGAGATGTGTTTCCACTTTTAGGGAGTATTTGATGTAACCGAAGGAACTTTGGAGTTGGTCTGCTCGATGATTTTCCAGTATCATTGAGGTGAAGGTTGGGGCTACGGGAGCGGCTTGGGCTGACTGCCGTGAAGGAGTGTACCGAGGATTGCGACAACTTCATCAGAACCATCCCAAGCTCCAAAGGTCGACTTATCACGGGCAGGGATGCGTGAGACGATTGTGTCGAGCATTCACCTATCTGGTATTGTCCGTTTTCATCTTATTCTCTCTGAATCAGACGCTTCGCCATCCGTGGAACTGAGCAGGCAGCTGATTTCAGAGTAACAGGTCACTGCACCTATGCAATACCTGGCTACTGCGACGATCCGGTCCCAGCTGGTCTCGAAAAGGTCAGTGATGGACAATGGGCATACCAGTGCCCTCACGCATGGGGGTTTCTGCTTGGGGAAGAATGCGAAGATAATTGCAACATGCTTCTCTTCGTGGACGACGCGAGAAGCCACGAGATATCCAGTCTTCCGCAGGCTCTCCAATATTGGCCGGAACattggaggagggagcaaAACTGGCGCTACGCAGCCGAAATGATTCATCAGGAAAGTTCTTCTAAGGAGCCTGAGACAGCCGATCGTCTCGCGGGGAGTCTGTACATGGTATCTACTCAACATGGTTGGGGGTACGTTGTTGTCATAGCAAAACCACAATTCTTCTTGCTTGCTAACTTCGAATCTAGCGACTTTGGAAGCCGGAGTTCCGGTGAGAGAAACTCTTCTGCTCTTTTGACACCGGTCTCAACCGTGCCATCCACAGCCAAGGACGATTTGAGGAACAGTTCACgtcaggagcagcagcccaGTCCGGTCAGATCTCGCGATGAACTTGACAGCGTCATGCGAATGGCGACGGGAGCTCGCGCAAGGAGAGCAAAGGCAGAAGATGAGGAAGCCGAAGCTAGAAAGGAGATGAATGAAGCTCGACAGAAGATGGAGGGAGCCGAGAACAAAATCCAGCGAGCTGGCCTGGAAGCTAGAAagctgacgaggaggaaatcACGGCGCTGAAGAGAGTGACTGAGCTGGCATTGGCGCGGATTGGTTTGATGGAAGAGCGGGTAAATCCAAAGAAGGAACAAGACTCAGGATGGTGATTGAACTCGGTAGCCTCACCCCTAGGGATTCTTCTCTGGCTTCAGTTGATGGCGCGTAATGCGAGGATtttggggggatgatgagcgGCGAGTTGCTCCGTGCCCGATGAGGATTCCCTGCTCTATTACCACCTAGATTTAGATGACACGGAAAGTCTGTACTATGAAAAAGGTTCCTCAATAACTTTCTCATTTGTTGACAATTGTCACATTCGTAGATGTACCTTAGTTACCCAAGATTGCCACCGAGAGGAACCCTAACCCCGAACCTGCCGCAATTCCTATGGGATTGGCGGTATCCAGGTGTGATGGGCACTGTCTGATGGCATGACATATAGTTTCCTCAGATCTTTTTCAGATGAATCCCAACTCATCATCTTATGTTTCTGTTCTGAGGCCACCTGGAATTTGTTGCGACCCACAACCACTTACACTGGCTGGTCAAATTCCAGATTCGGTGACGGATCCACCGGCTTCGGGAAGCTGTGGAACTCCTTTTCTTGGTATCTGCCAAGATATTTGTAAACAAACGCAAGAGGGAAATAGGGGCTTCAGAGACTTGTGTAGGCTGTGGCATATCTGTTGGGGTCCAGTAGCTGTTGTAGTAAACTGAATTAAAACAGACCAAGTATCACAGATTGTGTATTGCCATTACTATGAATTTCTACACCACAGACGTCAAATGTTCACCCTGAAGCTGTTGCCATAGCAACCATTGTTCCTCTTTGCGaaacccccttttctcaTATCTTAACTAGGTCTCTGAGCAAAAGAATATCCCTCTGGCAAAGGCCCTGCGTAGAGCTCACCCGCACTTCGATCGGAGGGGAGCTCCTTGACTGAGTTTGTCTCGGGTGTGTGTGAATGCTGAGAGGAGTGGTAGAAGCCATATGGAGGGCTGTAATGTGGTGTGTTTCCGGGTGCTTGGTTTCCGGGTGCTTGGTTTCCTGCTACTGCTTGCTCGAGTAATTTTTGGCTTTTGTTCAGCCTCCAGAGGAGGTAGACTACTGCTGCGATGAGGGCTGCGCCGAGTATGGCGCCTATGGCTATGccggctgttgttgctggggggaggggtcctggttgttgttgttgttgttgatttccgggtggggatggggttgacTCTGGGATGGTTGTAGATGAAGCGGGCTCTGTGGTGGTTATGGATCGGGATGCTGTCGTGGCTGTGCTTTCTGTCGAAGTTGAAGTCAGAGGGGCGGTTGACAATGAGGAAGTCGACGTTTTGgttggagatgaagaggtCGAGGGCTGGAGCTGGAAAGAGATGTACCGAGAAGACTTGGAGTTCCAAGTCGCTGTCGTGACTGGCCGGGCGGGAGGTGCTTCGAACAAGGCTGATTCGTCACTGCAGCAGGTACGGTCGAGGAAGCAGCAGTGCgtggtgctgctgtcgtTTCCGTTGAGGCAAGGTGTCAC is a window of Podospora pseudopauciseta strain CBS 411.78 chromosome 1, whole genome shotgun sequence DNA encoding:
- the MCD1 gene encoding sister chromatid cohesion protein 1 (COG:D; BUSCO:EOG0926115V; EggNog:ENOG503NXWB) — encoded protein: MFWSGTLLSATGPLAKAWLSANQERKVSKVQILQHNLQDSVDAIIAPNDAPLALRLSGQLLLGVVRIYSRKARYLLDDCNEALVKIKMAFRSTGNHDIPTNLHIQNKEALMLPDKITMYDNLDLLPPPSSDFLLSQLEAITATPSMARKARALNRDTYLQEDFNNSQFLQNTYQDEDEEMGLGNFDDDLGLKLDFGEDIVEGSRLDRSVEMGRDAPPVRSVEDDMLSEMDFDLGKDRNERAVSLEGLDFGDGVHIMDDEGDIAMPDDVTLNIGDASAMPAAAGPDMSRARISESPLSDIDEEFAKEVEMEYSRHMTTDLYEPSDEPTATIANAPQRQKKRKLLQPDEQTVLSTQQIREQQAKRDNILKPQSFLTHDPYITGLEDLHKNGGFIQNILFEGRSDGWAPELKGLLSLGSIRPNELKRKRDSGVADMETDEEQNRSKSPRLELPADESVFNMDGTVIGNQSIAADGTVLDIPADETAVLQHDEEGERRHEASSPMPNFDETSVPIVHPADSGPVSIGTKHAVHILRDLFGAEAETNAEVRKKNAVVFQELLPEGRTSKADATKMFFECLVLATKDAIKVEQPEGSLGGPIRVRGKRGLWGDWAEREAGGEMAREQHQDNEPGHAVATTAAVSVSA
- the PMR1 gene encoding High affinity Ca2+/Mn2+ P-type ATPase-like protein (EggNog:ENOG503NUDF; COG:P): MDRFTRTNGGDALPIYHNSPVPAQLTIPQAGDRPPSTSPRTTSAQSRSIANEYSYQSPAEVASRLNTSLTQGLTAAEALSRLRDYGPNEIPHAEPEPLWLRFLGQFKEPLIVLLLCSAGLSLLVGNMDDAVSITVAVTIVISVGFLQEYRSEKSIEALNHLVPNHAHLVRKQTSGTTPGARTPNEPTAGASGLATPEEEVLEATSSKVMAAQLVPGDLVLFTTGDRIPADIRVTKAADLTIDASNLTGENAPVRITADARPRQGFASPAPGDASLQLPRPTFAAGNADDKGQNIAYMGTLVKSGHGQGIVFATGGDTHFGTIATSVSGTESPRSPLQLSMDDLGGQLTRMSFGIIGLISIFGWLQGKNLLEIFTISVSLAVAAIPEGLPIIVTVTLALGVHRMAKHNAIVRRMPKVETLGSVNVVCTDKTGTLTTNHMTTTKIWTFGSDDAFNVDSDEELTGKEPDAATHRILRIGNIANNARPARNHNENGPAARAVFSSTQHRGQGSSSYTRWVGQPTDVAMLDLLDRFSLHDVRDSLGPRVAETPFSSERKWMGVVIADGDKEHAYMKGAIDRVLDTCDTYVTDDGREFVMDAGRREEAIQAAEKMARQGLRVLAFANGPVNKSARSKAARSTTPNGRESPNAVGAVEEQYRGLTFAGLVGMSDPPRPGVGRSIRKLMRGCVKVIMITGDGESTALAIGKQLGMAVAVPTEHSSNQITVKPVLRGDELDEMSDEDLARALDHTTIFARTTPEHKMKIIRALQSRGDIVAMTGDGVNDAPALKKADIGIAMGMHGTDVAKEAADMILTDDDFSTILHAIEEGKAIFNNIQNFLTFQLSTSAAGLSLVLICTALGFKSPLNAMQILWINIIMDGPPAQSLGVEAVDKDVMNRPPRRRNDAVLTRPLVSRVLTQAFVIMVGTMLVYTHEMQDGIVTRRDTTMTFTAFVMFDMFNALACRSESKSILRGEVGLFSNTLFNWAVSLSMLGQLLVIYFPWLQEVFQTEALGWRDLAKLVVLCSTVFWVDEGRKWLKYGKGKIGLGGRTGGGYSQAV
- a CDS encoding hypothetical protein (EggNog:ENOG503P7DP; COG:S): MMKRRNLQFALFFLYCIDRCTAVNKCYYPGGGESLDDAPCDPDAEVSVCCGRFSSGGGCLSNKLCMGIDGRMSRGSCTDKNWLSPECPNFCTVLRQGIVVTPCLNGNDSSTTHCCFLDRTCCSDESALFEAPPARPVTTATWNSKSSRYISFQLQPSTSSSPTKTSTSSLSTAPLTSTSTESTATTASRSITTTEPASSTTIPESTPSPPGNQQQQQQPGPLPPATTAGIAIGAILGAALIAAVVYLLWRLNKSQKLLEQAVAGNQAPGNQAPGNTPHYSPPYGFYHSSQHSHTPETNSVKELPSDRSAGELYAGPLPEGYSFAQRPS